A window of Dermacentor andersoni chromosome 4, qqDerAnde1_hic_scaffold, whole genome shotgun sequence genomic DNA:
GTGATTACAGCAAGCGAAAGGGGCAATTCTACTCATGTGGCATTTACGGTTCGACTCCAAAAAAGTACGCCCGCTTTAGAACTCTTGAAAAATAAAGGAAGTGCGAGTCGATAGATTTTCAGCATGGCCAAACAAGGCTGGCTAAAGCGCATAGTATAGAGACCTATCTGTCGAAAACACCGTTCATGGCTACGTGGAAAAGAACGGGGGAGCACCGGCTTTACACCAATTTCCTGACACAAGAAACGTGTGTTCATTCGGTAAAAATGTTCGTTTACTGAAGGAATGTGCTATAGTTTGTCTAAGTTTATTTTTCCAATAGCAGGCTAACATTATTATATACAAGAAATTAATATACGAAACCACTACAGCATCTAGAGCTTGGAAATGTTGCTGTGAAATGGCAGCCcaaaaatttggagggcgcttacgcttcgcctttaagagtggaacgtgaaaGTATTCAAATATTCCTGACGgcgtctcacgcttcccggcaactgcatcttatgtaaccgtaatgtttaccggaaaacgctggccgcgaacgctatatGTGCCCGAAAGTGGACTTTCTGGTAGAGCCGCCGCCTGTTGCGTGGGCTCATCCAGGAGCTGGTGTacagcagcgccaaaaaaaaGTTACTTAATTGGGTTTCTGTTATTCTTCCGCACTTTTATTATTTAAGTCGGAGTAGATATAGCATGAAAGGCATGCGGTGTCGGCGTTttgtttcacgacatttgtttgtgggctgccattcacAAAACTCCGAGGAATAACTCTGTCAACATTGTAAGACAAGATACGAGAAACGTTAGTGATAGAATAGTGCGGCAATGTAACCTGCATTTGCCTCATGTCAtgtagcaaggcgtggcatacacagatacctaaatatatacgagTAGGATCGCTGACAAAGACATCGTTGCTGGACGCCGAcgctgacaccggattttctgtgacacgagacCTTTGACGCTATCTCGTTAGCAGAGAACAACCGTCTCAGTGCAGTCGAAGTATGAACGAGGACACAGCGAAAATCGTTCGTCTTTCTAGTCAGTCGTCATGTCTGTCGCGCTCGGAATAGCTTTGTACATGCAAAATTCAAGTTACGCTCTACATTAGTTTACTTACACATAAAAATGTAAGCAGCTTACTGTAGTTCCCAGATATAAATCAACCTCCTTTCGAAGCCAGGCTAGTCGCATTCCGATGAGGACAAAGTACAAGAATGGTCGGGTGCTGAGAGATGGGTGTCGAataggggtgggcgaatattcgaactttcgaatacgaatcgaatattttcCTTATTCGAagcgtattcgattcgagaaatGCATATTCGGAAATTGTCGAATATTCGAGAACGGCCGAACAACAATAGAAACAGCGAATATTCGGACAGATTGCGCATAATTAAGCAATTAACGAATTATATGCTTGCTTCTAATTCTCCTAAGAACGTGTTTATTCATTGAGAACTTCGCATGATCCGCTCATTATCTGTATCCTCTATTTCAGTCTATCTGCATCCTGCCCGTGAGACATGATTAGTTTCGGTTTCATTTTTACCAACCTTTATTCCGGGGCTCTTTCATAACGATATACGATGTACTTTCGGGCTCTGTAAGTATGCGcaataaaacatttatttctaaaATGTTACCCGGACAATTTTTAGATGtttgaaaattaaaaagaaaatatatgtCCCGCTTTTCTAAGGTGGTCGCCGGCTCATCGCTACGTGCTGTGCTGCTGTTTTGTGCGACAAACGCAATCCACGCTAAATTCGCCGCTGCGCTATTGGCAACTATCTCAGTGCTGATACAGCCCTCACACAAGCGTATTCTCCATGAATGGCATCAACTGCGGAAGACTAGCTCCACCGAACACGCAAGAAAGGCGGAAGAAGTCTTCTTTGGCGGTACTACACAAGACTCGCCGTCGGCAGGTCGGTGCAAGTAGCCGGTGCAGAAAGTGGCAGAAATGGTCGCCTTGGACCTTCTCCCTTACAGCTTTGTAGAAAAGCGAGGGTCcaaagcactgatgaaagcagCTGCACCATGCTACAGTCTGCCATATCGAACAAAACTGTCGCGTGTGCTCGTGCCGCGCCTGTACGACGAAACAAAAGCAAATGTACGACAGAAGCTGCGAAAAGCACTTGAACAAGGAACAAGCACTCTCGCTTTTACGAGAGATATCTGGACGTCACGTATCAACGAGAGCTTCTTAAGCCCCACGTGTCATTTTCTTACGGTGAAGTTCGAGATGAAAAACTTCACTTTCAACACGCGGCATATGTTGGAGAGTCACACGGCTGTGAACATAGCTGCCTCATTGGAGCAGCTATGCACCGACTGGGAGATGCCAATTGACTGCGTGAAGTACATCGGGACGGACAACGGCCGCAATATCAGAGCGGCTGCCAGGAAACTGTCATGGCTCCAGCGAGCCTGCTTTGCACACACTCTGCAGCTGGCGATCAGCGATGCGATGTCGTGCACTCCGGCAAACAAGCGACTCTGCAAGAAGGCCAAAGCGATTGTAGGAAACTACAAACGCAGCCTTAGTGGGCAGGAAAGACTGAACGATCTGCAGAGGCAGTTGAAAGAGGACGTGCTCCATGTTGTGCAGGATGTTGACACAAGATGGAACAATCAGTAACTAATGCTCTCGAGGCTCCTTGAACTCAAAGAGTCCATCGCACTTGAGCTCACCACTTCGAACACGAGCATAGATACCCTTAACTCTGAAGAGTGGAGGGATGCAGTGGCGTTTGTGGAGGCACTGAAGCCTTTGTTTGACGCAACTGTCGCAACTGACGCTCAGAAGTACCCCTCCTTATCATGTCAAATTCCAATTAATTTTGGAATGCTGCATTGCCTCGAAGATTGCAAAGGCAACTCAGGGTTTGCTAACAATCTTGTAAAATGTATCAAGACTCGTTTTGTGGAGTGCGAATTTGACGAAGTGCCAAGCCTGGCCATGTTTCTTGATCCGCGCTTTTAGGTCACAGTTCATCAGGCATCTGGTCAGATGATCTGGCTTAAAGACCTAGCGACAAGGGAGCTCCAGGCAGCTGACGTGGAAGCCAGTGAGGACAGTGCCGTGCCAGCGTCGACTTCGTGTCCACTGGTGGCATGCAGTGTACGGAATGCTTTTGACGATCTAGTGACGAACAAGGAGAAGACACATTAGGCATCTGCCCCTGAGAGGGGAGTTACAGACTATGCGGAAAAGCCTCTTCTGGAAAGGGGCAAGGATCCTTGTGAGGGGTGGCAGTCTACTGGCCGCTTCTAGTATCCGCTTTTAAGTGCACTCGCCGAGAAGTACTTGGCTATCCCTGCCACCTCAATTCCTAGTGAAATAGTCCTTTCTACCGGTGGAAATGTTGTCACAGTGCATAGAGAGCGCTTACTTTCTGAACATGTCAAGCAGTTAATTTCCCTTCACGATAATCTGTAACAAGCGCCTTACCTGACTGAGAGTATTACCTGACATTACCTGAGTGCATTACCTATAATGAGTGCTTCTTTAACCTGAAGCAGCCTTGTAAAATGCAATATTAATTTTAAAAGGGTATTAAAGCTATTGTCACCTCGTTTTGCAACTTTTTAATAATACACatatattcgatattcgattcgatatacGAAGACAGTTTTTTAccttattcgtattcgattcgtattcgaaaatttcaatattcgcacacccctagtgtCGAACAAAGGACTCTAgttggtcaaaatcaatccggtgTTCTCCAGTGCTGCGTCTATCATAACAGATGTgctgtttcaatcaatcaatcaatcaatcaatcaatcaatcaatcaatcaatcaatcaatcaatcaatcaatcaatcaatcaatcaatcaatcaatcaatcaatgttttcTTTAATTGTGGTAGTCATTGCCATCCGTACAACTTGCAGTCTCTAGAACTTGGTGTGGGGCTACTGAAGTATAATGCCAAATACTTGTTGAGGGCAGTGTTATAACGAAGCCGCCGGAACTTCGTTGTGAGCGCACGGAGGCGTAGCTGCCAAGTCAATATGGCACTCGTTTGAACAGAGATGAGAAAGACTTTAATATagcttgtagaacgtacgaaccGAGAAACGCACAAGCCAGAAATCACATAATTACACTGCCAGGTTACGCGAAAACTGCGCGTGAGTTCCATTCTTGCTTTCATTGTAATTCGTGATTAGGCAGGAGGCGCAGCAAATTATGTTGAGCTTAGCGAATCTTGTTCATTAACCTCTCTATGATTCTTCGGGTACATATATTTTATATAGTGAGGTCTTAAATACTGAAACGAACCTTGTTTTAGAAAAAGTGTTTTGTTAAAAGAGCTCATTACACTACCAAAGTGACACATTTCTTGTTCCGtactttatttatttcacaatactgcaggcaagattggcccaagcaggagttgAATATCATGCAAAAGAAATTGACTAAGTGAAGGCACCAGAAATTATTGCGGATAAATTTAAATAGCACGTTTAATTTTCTTTCGCTGCGAAACACGACAACCCTGTACGAAACGCACAATCAGCATAATTTTGTTTACATCTGGAGACTTAAAGGCGGAAACACCCGCTCTGAAATGCCATCAGAAAATTTCCGGTGTTATGTCCTCGTATTGGCATCGCCGAAACAGGCACGTATTGAGAATGTACATTAATGGCATCACACTTTCTTCCACATCTCCTCCTCCCTATTCCGATTCAGGCTCACAAGGACCGCGCGAAACATATTACCGCGTCAGTGATACGACATGGCTTCGTGCGAATCTGGAAAACTTTTCGCCCCCCTCGTTATCCACTGGCCACCTTCAGTTCAGGCAAAAGAACAGTCCCTGCTCGTCGCAGATATTTTGAGCCAGTGGGCTCATTACGAGTCAAGCGGGCCTCAATAGGACCCGAAACTTCGAAACGCTGGACTCCCGAGGCAACGCTCTACAAGCGCAACCCGAAGCACCGGCAACGGGTCGCGAAACGGTCCAGCGACTTCGTATCTGGCCTCAAATCGAGCAGGGAACGAGCCTGGAATTGACGTCGAACATGGCCCCGTGCGAACCAGCTCCACGCAGGGCAGGCGGGGTTTTGTTTGGAGAGTTTCAAAAACTCGGAACGGATCTGGCGCAGACAGCGCACTGGGCCGTTTTAATGGAATGTTTTCCCAGGGGCTTAATGAATTCGCGCTGACCGGACATAAATCTTTGATTGGTATGAGAAGCGAGGCGTAAATAGCGCGCGCTGCTCGAAAGCGATTGAAGAGATTTTATTTGGGTCGAAAATACGTACGAGGACCGGAGTCGCGCTCGTTTTAAGTAGTGCACTGTTCGTAGCGTTCCTATTCGTCTGCTGGTTTTTTTCCTCGAATGAATGCGCTGCACCTGGTTTTTGATACAGCAGCGACAAACCGTGTCGTTCGCACCAACACACGTGCATTGTTTGTCTTTTTATGGGGGACCACATTTCACCACCCAACAGCTGTTACACAGTTACGGCTCCGCCTAAGTCGCGGCTACAGGTACCGTGGCTTTCTCGAATGTCATGAATTATAAAGCGGAAGAATCGTGTCTATTCAAATTGcttgcgtgacgcgaatagtgttgtCCATTCTGTAACGTATACGAGCTCCAGCGAGTGCGCTGGAATGTATGATGTATGTAAATGTAtgaatgtatgaatgtatgtaaaAATTGGCCAAGTTCTTAACCCGTACATCAGATTTAGACGACCGACGATCATGGTATAGTCGCTATCTCTTGAACATTACTCTCATTCTTACATACAGGCTGCAGAAAGCAGCCATCTAGATAGTGTGAGGCATTTTACGAACACATCTCAGTTGGTAGCGTTGAAGGCTCCTGCAGCACTTCTTACCGCCATCATTTTCGCTTTACATCTTTTCTTTGCATATCGAAGTACTAATAGAAAATTCAGTTCGATAGGTGCCCGTAAAACCCCAAGACTTCAAGATACAAGCAAAATAAGACACACTGGACTCGAACTTTGCGAATCTGGGTGCTACATTTTACTATCGCAGGACGTAGTACGGCGGCACCGAATAGCGCAACATAGTTATCGAACCTGCTCCATGTGTCCGCTGCGTCAATAGGGCTTCCATGACCGCGTGGCACACGGCCACATTGAAGGGCATGGTGTCACTTTTATGGCTACAACAGCTTCCGCAAGACGGTCGTAGGGCGATGTACCTGCACCGTGCGTCGTTCTTATGGTTCGAACAGCTTGCTCATAGCTGCGTGTTCTTAACCCTTTAGTAGTTCAACAATATTGTTGACAGAACAAGAACATCTTCAGAAACGAGACAAATCTAAATGTTAGTCTGTGCCTCTCAATTTACATCTGTTTATGTTCCTGCTCAACAGGGGCATTCACAAGAATGTCAATCGTGAGCAGCACCAGGTGTTCTGGCGACAAAACAGGATGACTTCGTCATCCTCTTCTTCGTGGTCGTATTCTCGCCAATGCGATTTTTTCTCTTTTGCTTAAGCAAGCTGTTATTCTTTATCCCCATGGAGATGCATCTCAAGAACACGCATTGGCCTTGCCAAAGCAAGTACCAAACACTAGTTTTTGACCATACATTTGCCTTCAACAAGCTggtcaacaatatttttgacATACTGTATGTCACTTAGTTCTTAGACAAACTCTTCAATATTTTAGCTGGTGTGTATTTGAGAAATAtaatgaagaaataaagcaataaaaattttCTAGGCCACGCCTTTCTTATCTTGCCAGTTAAAGGGTTAAGCAATCATTAACATGTCTGCCAGGTGCATATCACGTAACTACGGTATAAGCTCAAGCATTACACCAAGTAAACTAGACCTTCTACTGCCGCCATTAGATAGCCaccgcaacatcgctcttctgtgcttattccacaaatatatttacacgaaTAAACAATCCCGGTTACAATTACAAATACCCCACTCTgtttcacgcagattacataattgGTTCGGTTTCATGCGgatatacggtaaaacaaatgcatttcaTTCATTTTCACTACCTCATACCATTCGTCTCCAGACTGGCCTCCCTAATAACAAAGCCTCGATACCTAACCCCCTACACGTTCCGCTGTCAGTTACTCACGCTTCCCCATTTACTACCGTTCACGAATGCCCAGTCAAGTGTATTTTATCGCGCATTTTTGCAGTGTTGTATATTATTTTCTTAAACAGTATTCCTTTTGCTCTGTTAATGGTAACGAGTGTTCGTGTACCTTCAGATATTGATTTGTATTCGCTGTGCCTTGAATACTGTATAATACGGTAATCGTTTTATAGAACTGTTCATGTTGGAAATTTTTACTTTTTATGTCTTTACCGTttgaaatgcccccccccccccttgctttctgccctgccatagggcctgtaccGTTCTTTTGAATAAAAACGTAATGCcgtagtctttttttttcgacTGATTTTTGTAGCATCACAATATATATCGGCTACATTATGAACGCGTACAACACAACTGCCACCACTAGCTACACGAGTTGCCGCACCGTATTTCTGCCGACAGTTATGACTTTGTCCACTTCCTCTATCTTATACGGTGAGAGGAGTGGTCGCCACCCACGAGTCGTACGTGGAATCCCAGACCTGTACATACCAAGAACCCGCCGGCCCCTAACAGGAGATCAGTGCTGtgccgatggcagcacttgcTACTTACTCGTAGTGCGGCGGCACGCTCCCCTCTGAACAGAAACATCGAGACGTCGTGACACTCTGCGACAACACGGAGTCCATTTAGCACCTAAGGGGAACGAGTACCTCGGGATTGCTTCTTCACTTGATCGAGAAGAAGGGGGCACTACTGCGAGAAAGATACAACCTTCGATTCCGTATCGACTCGCTCCCGGGACGCGGGGACAGTCgcaaacgaggcggcccacgtgTTTGCACTTGCGCAACACCACACGCCTTGCGCACTTCCTGGCCACCCGGTACTGCCACTAATCGACATAGGCCCAGCGAGTTTCGTAGCATCGGAGAAGCAGACGAGAAGAAAGACTTTACGGCACACAATGCCGCTCAACAAGCACCCACTCCCGAAAGACCTGCCCTATGAATGCGCAAGTACTTATCCGCAAGGCGTGCACCGAGACTGCCCCGACTACGGATGTGCTGCAGAAATGGCGCTCCTATGTCACGGTGGCCGAACGAAACGGCGATGGCACAAAAGACGGCACTGCTGCGAACACAGACCTTCCGAACCCCTGTACTTACTGCAACGACACCGCCATCCTATATTAAGCATCTCTTCTGGGACTGCGATGGACTTGGCCGCTCC
This region includes:
- the LOC140217236 gene encoding zinc finger BED domain-containing protein 4-like, with the protein product MVALDLLPYSFVEKRGSKALMKAAAPCYSLPYRTKLSRVLVPRLYDETKANVRQKLRKALEQGTSTLAFTRDIWTSRINESFLSPTCHFLTVKFEMKNFTFNTRHMLESHTAVNIAASLEQLCTDWEMPIDCVKYIGTDNGRNIRAAARKLSWLQRACFAHTLQLAISDAMSCTPANKRLCKKAKAIVGNYKRSLSGQERLNDLQRQLKEDVLHVVQDVDTRWNNQ